In one window of Neofelis nebulosa isolate mNeoNeb1 chromosome 15, mNeoNeb1.pri, whole genome shotgun sequence DNA:
- the CHI3L1 gene encoding chitinase-3-like protein 1 isoform X1 — protein sequence MPYLSSWTPGAEGTGIGHTVPLSAAARMVLRAAQTGLWTGQGCSACFVVLVLLQSCSAYKLVCYYTSWSQYREGDGSCFPDAIDPFLCTHVIYSFANISNDEIDTWEWNDVTLYDTLNTLKDRNPNLKTLLSVGGWSFGSQRFSKIASTTQSRRTFIKSVPPFLRTHGFDGLDLAWLHPGRRDKPYFTTLVKEMKAEFAREAQRGAGQLLLSAAVSAGKVAIDNGYDIAQISPHLDFISVMSYDFHGAWRQTTGHHSPLFRGPEDKSADRFNNVDYAVGYMLRLGAPANKLVMGIPAFGRSFTLASSKTGVGAPISGPGLPGQFTKEEGILAYYEICDFLEGAAVHRLSVQKVPYATKGNQWLGYDDQESVKNKVQYLRSRQLAGAMVWAVDLDDFRGSFCGRGLPFPLTTAIKDALAAA from the exons ATGCCCTATCTAAGCAGCTGGACACCAGGAGCTGAGGGCACTGGAATTGGCCACACCGTGCCCCTCTCTGCTGCAGCCAGGATGGTTCTGAGGGCGGCTCAGACAGGTCTCTGGACTGGTCAAGGCTGTTCTGCTT GCTTTGTGGTCCTGGTGCTGCTCCAGAGCT GTTCTGCGTACAAACTGGTCTGCTACTACACCAGCTGGTCCCAGTACCGGGAGGGTGATGGGAGCTGCTTCCCAGATGCCATCGACCCCTTCCTCTGCACCCACGTCATCTACAGCTTTGCCAACATCAGCAACGATGAGATCGACACCTGGGAGTGGAATGATGTCACGCTCTACGACACGCTGAACACGCTCAAGGACAG gAACCCCAACCTGAAGACCCTTCTGTCTGTGGGCGGATGGAGCTTTGGTTCTCAAAG ATTTTCCAAAATAGCCTCCACGACCCAGAGTCGTCGGACTTTCATCAAGTCGGTGCCGCCATTTCTGCGAACCCATGGCTTTGATGGGCTGGACCTGGCCTGGCTCCACCCTGGGCGGAGAGACAAGCCCTACTTCACCACCCTGGTCAAG GAAATGAAGGCTGAGTTTGCAAGGGAAGCCCAGAGGGGAGCAGGACAGCTCCTGCTCAGCGCAGCCGTGTCTGCAGGGAAGGTTGCCATCGACAACGGCTATGACATCGCCCAGATATCCCC ACACCTGGACTTCATCAGCGTTATGAGCTATGACTTTCACGGAGCCTGGCGTCAGACCACAGGACATCATAGCCCCCTGTTCCGAGGCCCGGAGGATAAAAGTGCTGACAGATTCAACAATGTC GACTACGCCGTGGGCTACATGTTGAGGCTGGGGGCCCCAGCCAATAAGCTGGTGATGGGCATCCCCGCCTTCGGGAGGAGTTTCACTCTGGCCTCCTCCAAGACGGGTGTGGGAGCCCCAATCTCCGGGCCCGGATTACCAGGCCAGTTCACCAAGGAGGAAGGGATCCTGGCCTACTATGAG ATCTGTGACTTCCTCGAGGGAGCCGCGGTCCATAGACTCTCTGTCCAGAAGGTCCCCTATGCCACCAAGGGCAACCAGTGGCTGGGGTACGATGACCAGGAGAGCGTCAAAAACAAG GTTCAGTACCTGAGGAGCAGGCAGCTGGCTGGTGCCATGGTGTGGGCTGTGGATCTGGATGACTTCCGGGGGTCCTTCTGTGGCCGGGgtctgcccttccctctcaccACTGCCATCAAGGATGCGCTCGCTGCGGCTTAG
- the CHI3L1 gene encoding chitinase-3-like protein 1 isoform X2, whose translation MPYLSSWTPGAEGTGIGHTVPLSAAARMVLRAAQTGFVVLVLLQSCSAYKLVCYYTSWSQYREGDGSCFPDAIDPFLCTHVIYSFANISNDEIDTWEWNDVTLYDTLNTLKDRNPNLKTLLSVGGWSFGSQRFSKIASTTQSRRTFIKSVPPFLRTHGFDGLDLAWLHPGRRDKPYFTTLVKEMKAEFAREAQRGAGQLLLSAAVSAGKVAIDNGYDIAQISPHLDFISVMSYDFHGAWRQTTGHHSPLFRGPEDKSADRFNNVDYAVGYMLRLGAPANKLVMGIPAFGRSFTLASSKTGVGAPISGPGLPGQFTKEEGILAYYEICDFLEGAAVHRLSVQKVPYATKGNQWLGYDDQESVKNKVQYLRSRQLAGAMVWAVDLDDFRGSFCGRGLPFPLTTAIKDALAAA comes from the exons ATGCCCTATCTAAGCAGCTGGACACCAGGAGCTGAGGGCACTGGAATTGGCCACACCGTGCCCCTCTCTGCTGCAGCCAGGATGGTTCTGAGGGCGGCTCAGACAG GCTTTGTGGTCCTGGTGCTGCTCCAGAGCT GTTCTGCGTACAAACTGGTCTGCTACTACACCAGCTGGTCCCAGTACCGGGAGGGTGATGGGAGCTGCTTCCCAGATGCCATCGACCCCTTCCTCTGCACCCACGTCATCTACAGCTTTGCCAACATCAGCAACGATGAGATCGACACCTGGGAGTGGAATGATGTCACGCTCTACGACACGCTGAACACGCTCAAGGACAG gAACCCCAACCTGAAGACCCTTCTGTCTGTGGGCGGATGGAGCTTTGGTTCTCAAAG ATTTTCCAAAATAGCCTCCACGACCCAGAGTCGTCGGACTTTCATCAAGTCGGTGCCGCCATTTCTGCGAACCCATGGCTTTGATGGGCTGGACCTGGCCTGGCTCCACCCTGGGCGGAGAGACAAGCCCTACTTCACCACCCTGGTCAAG GAAATGAAGGCTGAGTTTGCAAGGGAAGCCCAGAGGGGAGCAGGACAGCTCCTGCTCAGCGCAGCCGTGTCTGCAGGGAAGGTTGCCATCGACAACGGCTATGACATCGCCCAGATATCCCC ACACCTGGACTTCATCAGCGTTATGAGCTATGACTTTCACGGAGCCTGGCGTCAGACCACAGGACATCATAGCCCCCTGTTCCGAGGCCCGGAGGATAAAAGTGCTGACAGATTCAACAATGTC GACTACGCCGTGGGCTACATGTTGAGGCTGGGGGCCCCAGCCAATAAGCTGGTGATGGGCATCCCCGCCTTCGGGAGGAGTTTCACTCTGGCCTCCTCCAAGACGGGTGTGGGAGCCCCAATCTCCGGGCCCGGATTACCAGGCCAGTTCACCAAGGAGGAAGGGATCCTGGCCTACTATGAG ATCTGTGACTTCCTCGAGGGAGCCGCGGTCCATAGACTCTCTGTCCAGAAGGTCCCCTATGCCACCAAGGGCAACCAGTGGCTGGGGTACGATGACCAGGAGAGCGTCAAAAACAAG GTTCAGTACCTGAGGAGCAGGCAGCTGGCTGGTGCCATGGTGTGGGCTGTGGATCTGGATGACTTCCGGGGGTCCTTCTGTGGCCGGGgtctgcccttccctctcaccACTGCCATCAAGGATGCGCTCGCTGCGGCTTAG